In the genome of Anthonomus grandis grandis chromosome 15, icAntGran1.3, whole genome shotgun sequence, the window ttggaattttcccgatagttcccatagaagccgagatatcgaccttcaaagtttgggttttttcatttttcgggtatacccccccgtatcgaattttttcaccaaaaatagatttttttcgaaatcaaactaagtataccagcgtcttatttgggtcacctagattacgaaaacaccgggttataacaggatccgagcagaactaaaggaataagagcactttgaaaatcctgaaaaaagtcattttcgacgtccgtttttgaggccaaaaatgggcatcaaaaatgccatatctcggctatcgtaaaagctacgaccttgcggatggtctcgttggattgagaatgacgaaactaagacaaaaccgttggaattttcccgatagttcccatagaagccgagatatcgaccttcaaagtttgggttttttcatttttcgggtatacccccccgtatcgaattttttcaccaaaaattgatttttttcgaaatcaaactaagtataccagcgtcttatttgggtcacctagattacgaaaacaccgggttataacaggatccgagcagaactaaaggaataagagcactttgaaaatcctgaaaaaagtcgttttcgacgtccgtttttgaggccaaaaatgggcatcaaaaatgccatatctcggctatcgtaaaagctacgaccttgcggatggtctcgttggattgagaatgacgaaactaagacaaaaccgttggaattttcccgatagttcccatagaagccgagatatcgaccttcaaagtttgggttttttcatttttcgggtatacccccccgtatcgaattttttcaccaaaaattgatttttttcgaaatcaaactaagtataccagcgtcttatttgggtcacctagattacgaaaacaccgggttataacaggatccgagcagaactaaaggaataagagcactttgaaaatcctgaaaaaagtcattttcgacgtccgtttttgaggccaaaaatgggcatcaaaaatgccatatctcggctatcgtaaaagctacgaccttgcggatggtctcgttggattgagaatgacgaaactaagacaaaaccgttggaattttcccgatagttcccatagaagccgagatatcgaccttcaaagtttgggttttttcatttttcgggtatacccccccgtatcgaattttttcaccaaaaattgatttttttcgaaatcaaactaagtataccagcgacttatttgagtcacctagattacgaaaacaccgggttataacaggatccgagcagaactaagggaataagagtactttgaaaatcttgaaaaaagtcgttttcgacgtccgtttttgaggccaaaaatgggcatcaaaaatgccatatctcggctatcgtaaaagctacgaccttgcggatggtctctttggattccgaatgacgaaactaagacaaaaccgttggaattttcccgatagttcccatagaagccgagatatcgaccttcaaagtttgggttttttcatttttcgggtatacccccccgtatcgaattttttcaccaaaaattgatttttttcgaaatcaaactaagtataccagcgacttatttgagtcacctagattacgaaaacaccgggttataacaggatccgagcagaactaagggaataagagtactttgaaaattttgaaaaaagtcgttttcgacgtccgtttttgaggccaaaaatgggcatcaaaaatgccatatctcggctatcgtaaaagctacgaccttgcggatggtctcgttggattccgaatgacgaaactaagacaaaaccgttggaattttcccgatagttcccatagaagccgagatatcgaccttcaaagtttgggttttttcatttttcgggtatacccccccgtatcgaattttttcaccaaaaattgatttttttcgaaatcaaactaagtataccagcgtcttatttgggtcacctagattacgaaaacaccgggttataacaggatccgagcagaactaagggaataagagtactttgaaaatcttgaaaaaagtcgttttcgacgtccgtttttgaggccaaaaatgggcatcaaaaatgccatatctcggctatcgtaaaagctacgaccttgcggatggtctcgttggattccgaatgacgaaactaagacaaaaccgttggaattttcccgatagttcccatagaagccgagatatcgaccttcaaagtttgggttttttcatttttcgggtatacccccccgtatcgaattttttcaccaaaaattgatttttttcgaaatcaaactaagtataccagcgacttatttgagtcacctagattacgaaaacaccgggttataacaggatccgagcagaactaagggaataagagtactttgaaaatcttgaaaaaagtcgttttcgacgtccgtttttgaggccaaaaatgggcatcaaaaatgccatatctcggctatcgtaaaagctacgaccttgcggatggtctcgttggattgagaatgacgaaactaagacaaaaccgttggaattttcccgatagttcccatagaagccgagatatcgaccttcaaagtttgggttttttcatttttcgggtataccccccccgtatcgaattttttcaccaaaaattgatttttttcgaaatcaaactaagtataccagcgtcttatttgggtcacctagattacgaaaacaccgggttataacaggatccgagcagaactaagggaataagagcactttgaaaatcctgaaaaagtcattttcgacgtccgtttttgaggccaaaaatgggcatcaaaaatgccatatctcggctatcgtaaaaaccctttatttattagtattgttttcaatttaattttttttgtttttggtatGTAATCAAAACCTGGGGCGTCTGcatgttaccaattttaaagcTTTATTACCCCTTGATGATGGACACCAGTGTGTCCAAAACATAtcgggaattttaaaaaaactgatcatttaataaataagtggagggagactgaaggattttcattttaccttaacctacgactccactgcaagtatggactatttcttcactatttaatttaaagcttcACTGTATCATTGGGGTGCTTAATTTGGTTGTAATTTTATGAAAGAAAAGGCGCTAAATTAGAAACTTTACTACTCTTAAACTTTTACACATTATTATTAGGTATCCACAACAATTCATACAAATATGTCTactttaaggtatttttttgttaataacttGTCAAcactttttattgaaattgaaaaataatagttGGATTGACAGATTTAATATATAACTCTCTTGGGTAAACTTATCACAGAATATAATCGAACATTTGTAAGGACTTCGTAATGACTTCATCTTTTAGGCAGGACTCCATAAATTCTTCGATTGTTATCACTCCGTCTTGGTTCAGGTCCAACTTTTTGAACACTCGGTCGACTTGTTCTCTTGCTTTACGATCTTCTTCCACCTTAAAATGAAATAGGGTTATTTCATACCCATTCTGAATAACCATCTAAACCCCATTAAGATGGgcattttattgaattaaagAAAAGACACTTCCAAATGGACtcgaattaaaaatatattatatagggCGTAACTTACCTGATGTGCCCTCCTACCCATAAGTTCGTGCACTGCTACAATTATTTCTGTTAGTTCACCACGACTAATACACCCGTCCCCGTTTATATCGTATAATTTAAAGGTCCATCTGAGTCTTTCGTATACGCTTCCTCTTAGTAAGGTCGACAATGTTATAAGGAGATCCTGAAAATTTGATCGTTTATATAAGATTAAtgtgatttcattttttttttaatttactctaAAACTGATGGCTCCGTTGCAGTTTACATCGAAGGCCCGGAAAACGTAATGCGCATATAAACTGGCATCTGGAAATTGAGAAATTTGAATGttagttgaaaataaataattataacctATGCCTAGGTGTTACTAACTTaactaaaatgtttgtttatttgaaACATTAGGGGAGAGTGGGGCAAGTGAATCATAGGGGTCAAGTACGTTTCTAGAAATATGTCGAGCAACCGGCATCATAGCACGACAATGATCAGTGCAGTGTACATGTCtgcacagatataactagctaacgcaagtaATTATTTGacgtatattaaaatattaaaaaaagttaatttttttaaaggcttcTTTGCAATCCCCTTGTCGATCAAtcctttaaattcaaatatcaCTGACTGACAATTTAAATCGTTCCCAATAGTTAAGACGATaccctagtttttttttcaataaaaacccATACTTACTGCCATTAGTAAAAAACTTGGCGTATATATCTTTAAAACTCTCTTCATGGACAACACCCTCTGGACACTCCTGGAAAGACAAAAAAGGATATATAAACAGTTTTATTCTAGTGCGGGAATATTTATTATCGCACTCGTTTCAGAATGATGGATCAGAAGTCATTTAAAGAACTcgatatataattttaaatgtcgtGAATTGTTTATCGTGACCTCTGCTTATAAGTTggcttaatttttatttttgttggatataggtCAGAAAAAACTACTTCAGACGATCAATTGTATATTTTGTCGATGTTTCAATTTCTATGAGAtccattaaaataattgtttttaaaaaaacaatccaTACCCCcccccaccccaaacatttgcccagtaggaaattcttttgaaaaatcattgttttttgtcCATTATATCCAATCTAGTAgcactgtttttatatttaatgtttattaaaatacatatatataattatataaaatttaaataaacaaactgtgatatttgattagatattaacgacgaaacccgCCTTTTAttt includes:
- the LOC126745094 gene encoding Kv channel-interacting protein 1, producing the protein MATPSDSPIEEVVFDLEPSRIPKPIPVALEDLCRLTKFTRQEIRIMYRGFKTECPEGVVHEESFKDIYAKFFTNGNASLYAHYVFRAFDVNCNGAISFRDLLITLSTLLRGSVYERLRWTFKLYDINGDGCISRGELTEIIVAVHELMGRRAHQVEEDRKAREQVDRVFKKLDLNQDGVITIEEFMESCLKDEVITKSLQMFDYIL